A window of Haloarcula taiwanensis genomic DNA:
GGCAAACTATCGAGAGCTTAGAAAAAAACGACGCCATCTCAGCGGGCGATTTCAACATCATCAACGAACTGCAGGTACTGTGTGAGGACTGTGGCCGTAGCTACGATATTGTCGCATTTCTGGAACAGGGTGGCTGCGACTGCCAGTCCGAATGAGGGTTTCTTCACAAGCAGGCACAGGAACGCTGGCAGCCCAGCCAGCGGGTCTGTAAGCAGACGCAGTTCCGCGACAGAAGGTAATCAGTCGAGCCTCGGGAACCGGGCGGACTTACAGTCGACGCTGCAGAACGCGTATTCCGTGACGTTGCCGGCCCCATCTCTGGTAGTGACATTTCGATACTGGACGTTTTCCCCGATCGGTGCTCCGCAGTGGTCGCAGTGGCGCGTTGCAATCGAGCTAATGACGACCCTGATAGATTGGCTCTCGACACTTTCGGGGGCTGCATTCCGGGCCTGGTCTGCGTTTGCGATGTCCGCTGGTTGTTGGCTACGATACTCCTGCGTGTTTTGTGCGTTCATGATGGTGCTGAGTGTGGATTTGTAGTTTGTGTCACAGCGCGTCGTGTGATGGGTCATCACGACCCGACAGCCGTTGGCCGGTGCTCTGGGGACCAGCCGGGACTGACGTTTTCCACCTGTGTGCGGACGTTTGCCCGCACTGTGGTGGTCTACGTCAGTTTAAAACTTGAAAAATGTAAAACCAGATGTAGAACGATCCGTACCGATCACGTGCCGGGACAGCGGGCTTACTTTCCAAGCCGTACAGTCGACGCCCGGATTCATATGCATGGATTCATTGGATGTACACTTAACAATTATGTGAGGGCTGTTCACACCCACCAACTACCGGCGTTTGCAGACAGCCCCGTCTCAGTAGATGAGTTGATGCACACTAACCAAATGATTAAATACAATAGTTTGTTATATATGTACATGGAACCGGGTGTCCAGACGGGAGAAGCGTCCCGGAAAACAATGGCAGCTACCGTCGTAGCGACCGGTTATACGTTTTTTATACTGCCTGCCTAGTAATCCGCGTAGACCATCGCAGCCCGGGCAGTACCCCGGTATCGGTGGAAAACGTCGGTGAGTCGATTATCGCGACTGTGGAGTAGTGTGGACCAGTCGATAGAACGAGACCGTCCCCCGTCAACAACGAATCGATACGAACGATGAATGGACAAAGTGACGCAGAACAGTCGTTAGCAACCGGTCGCTGCGCTATGGAAGTCAGCGGCAACACAACCACTACCGAGCTGATAATTCAAAATAAGTCGACCCGAGTCCTGGTTGGTGGGTCACCGACCTACCGCTGTGACTACTGTGGGCAGGTGATCAGCGAACAGATGAGGTACAGAGGTCTTACGATACGAGACTCAGGCGGAGAGATAACAGAGCATTTTTTCTGTGAAGAGGAATGCATGACATCGCAGTACCCCAATATCTGAGATTCCCGTTTTGTTTTCGACTGGTATAGATCACAAATGTACAAAAATATAGTATATAATACATCAAACCCATATTATAGGCCACGCGGACGGCAACCAAATAGTAAAAATTATCGAAGTAAAGGTTATTTCCTATGTATTTTCCCCAAAGAATAGTTTGAGCGTCCGTTTATTTCTATATACTCTATACAGATGCGCTATTTTGTCGCTCTACAGGATTGTTTGATATATAAATATCCCCTGAGTGTTAATATTTAATGATATGAAATAAGGGATGGGTTTACGTGTGTCGACAAGCCATGTGAATTCATGACACAGTATAACAGCAGCAAGGGAATTCTGTACAAAGAGTTGCCAACAGACACAGCGAAACCCGAAGAAGACAGCAAGCTAAGCACCAGAGACGGCGGCGCAACCCAAACAGTCGCAAACGACTGACACTGGTTCATAGCCGACAGCCGCCTTGGACCAGTCTTCGGAATTACGTGGCCAGCAAAGGAGACGTGGAGTTCGCTTGCGGCGATCTGTTCTGGAGTTACAGCTTCGAACCAGCAGGTAGTATCGTATGAGCCGTAATTGAGTGGCGTCTCTCTCAGTTTGGACGTAGATAGAGAGACTGAGGTCTCAATTCGGTTCAGTCAGGTGTGTCTGTGTATCGCTTTCCCTCTTGCATTCTGTGCGGCTTCCATTATCGATTCACTTAGTGTTGGGTGCGTGTGGACCGTTGAACCGATATCTTGAAGTTTTGCCCCCATTTCTATCATTGCCGCGATTTCTGCAATCAACTCAGAGGCCTCCGGACCGACAATCTGTGCACCGATCACACGTTCGGTTTCTTTTGCGGCGACGATTCGGACAAAGCCGTCCGTCCGGTTTGCTGTCAGTGCTCGACCAGACGCCTGAAACTGGAACGTACCTGTGACAGGCGTAATTCCCTCGTTCGCTGCTTCGGTCGCCGTGAGCCCGACGGTTCCGATTTCCGGCTCGGTAAACACGGCAGCCGGGAGGGCCTGATAATCGACTGCCGCTGGCTCGCCAGCGATTACTTCTGCTGCAACCTCCCCTTCTTTCGATCCCTTGTGCGCGAGCATCGGTTCACCAGCAACGTCACCGACTGCGAAAATGTGCTCCTTGTTTGTCCGACATCTGCTATCCGTTGGAATGAACCCCTGAGAACTGGTTTCGACGCCGGCGGCATCGATACTGAGCGTGTCAGTCACCGGGCGTCGGCCGACGGCAACGAGTATTCTGTCAGCGGTGAGCTCTATATCGCTATCGTGTGCCGCTCCGTCGGCGGGGACAGCAGTCAGAACGGCCTCGTCGCCAGACTCAGCCCAGCTGTCCGCGGTGTACCCGAAATGGAAATCCACACCCAGATTCTCCGCTCGCTGCCGGACTACCGAAGCAATGTCTTGCTCATAGCTGGGAAGCGCTTGCTCCAGCATCTCAACGACCGTGACATCGCTTCCAAGTCGGCTGTAGACAGTCGCTAGCTCCATGCCGATGTATCCGGCTCCGACGATTGCGAGTTCGTCGGGTACTGTTTCAAGGGTCAAAGCGCCGGTAGAGGACACGATATACTCGTCACCGTAGTCGAACCCCGGAATTTCAATCGGCCGGGACCCCGTCGCGATGATGCAGTATTCGAATTTTAGCGATTCAGACCCCTGTCCATCACCCTGGTGGACGATTCTGATCTTGTTTTCATCAGCAAATTCGGCAGTCCCTTGCAGCAGGTTCACGCCAGCTGCCGTACACAGTTGCTCGATACCGCTCGTTAATTGATCGACGACGCCGTCTTTCCAGTCCATCATCTCGTCGAGCGCAACTGTTGGGTCTGCGTAAATTCCCAGCTCCTCCGCGTTGCCCGCCTCCGCTGCCAGTTTTGAAGCGTTGAGCAGGGCCTTTGAGGGGATACAGCCACGGTTGAGACAGGCTCCGCCGTACGCTCCCTTTTCTACGAGCGTAACATCGAGGTCAAGCTGTGCGGCGCGGATTGCGGCGACGTATCCGCCGGGACCAGCACCAATAACCAGTACGTCAGTCGACGTAGTTACATCTCCGACAACCATTATTCTAGTAGGAGCAGATTTGGATTTCGCAGGTATTTCTGTACGGCATTCGTGAACTGGGCGGCGTCTGCGCCATCAAGCACCCGGTGGTCGAACGACAGCGAGAGGGTCATGACATGGCGGGGTTCTATCGTCTCCTCACCATCTCTTTCGACGACTCGTGGCTTCTTTTTTATTTCTCCCAGTGCCAGGATGGCGCTCTCCGGTTGGTTGATGATCGGGGTTCCGTACTCCCCGCCGATCCCGCCTATGTTCGAGATGGTAAATGTCCCGCCACGCATTTCCTCCGGCGAAAGACTCCGTTCTCTGGCCTTCTGAGTCTTTTCGTAGGTTTCAGCGGCGACTTCGAGCAGGCCTTTCGTATCGACATCCTCGACGACAGGAACCAGCAGGCCGTCATCAGTCGCCGTTGCGATACCGATATTGTAGTACTGTTTCTCGACGATTTCCTCGTTTGCTTCGTCGAGAGAGACGTTTATCTGTGGGTTCTCTTGCAGAGCCGCGGCGCACGCTTTCATAACGAACGGCAAATACGTCAGTCGGATATCATGCTCCTCTGCCGCCTGTTTGAGGGCCGAGCGAGCGTCGACCAGAGCGGTAACATCAACCTCGTCCTGATGGGTGACGTGCGGGGCCGTGTATTTCGACTCCGTCATCGCCGAGCCAATCGTCTGCCTGATTCCGGTGTATGGCTTTCGAGATTCCGGGCGCGCTGGCTCGTCTGTCGCTGCTCTCCTGGCTACCGCTTCTCGATCCGTTTTCTGTGCTTGCTGGTGTGCCTCTGCGTACTCCCGGACCGTTTCGAGCGTGACAAAGGGTTCTCCGTCTTTTCGTTCATCGGTGGGAACGGTATTGAGGTCAATTCCTTCCTCCGCTGCGATGTGTCTGGTTTTCGGGACAGCAACGGTCGTTTCCCGGTCTGCCGTTTCTTGCATCTGTGCCGAACTGACAGACTGCGCCGGGGCAGACTGCTGATCTCGTTGCCCCGCGGCAGCGGTCTGCTGATTTGAACGCTCCTGAGTCGAGGACTCGCTCGCGTACGCGCGTATATCTGACTCTGTTATGCGCCCAGAAGACGAATCAGCAATGCTGGAAATATCAACGCCCAGTTCGCGGGCGAGACGCCGCACGGACGGCGGTGCGGGGACCTGGACGCTCTGGGTCACCGCTGGGTCCGACGGCGCATCTCCGGTTGGCTGTGGTGTAGCTTCGTCGTCGGTCTGGGAGCCACTTTCCGAGGTGGCGTCATCTGGAGGCGTTACTGCGGTTTCGTCTGATTCGTTTTCACCCTCTACTCGGAAGACGATAATCACATCACCGACTGGGACAACCTCACCTTCCGTAGCACGGAGTTCTTCGACAACACCGTCAACGGGGGACGGAACGTCGACGACGGCTTTGTCGGTCTCGACCTCCGCTACCGGCTGGTCTTCGGAAACTGCGTCGCCCGGCGCAACACGCCAGCGAAGCAGTTCGCCCTCAGCGACGCCTTCACCGACATCGGGGAGTTCGAACTCGCGTACCATGTTAGAAGTCGACTGTTTCGCGAATTCCGTCCTGGATACGGACCGCCTGTGGCAGGTAGTAATCCTCCAGTGAATGAAGTGGCATTGGGGCATCGAAGCCGGCGATTCGTTTGATTGGCGCTTCCTGATGCACGAGCGCTTCTTCTTGAATCGTCGTTGCGATTTCGGCCCCTAGTCCGCCAGTCTTCGGTGCCTCGTGGACAATCGCGGCTCTCCCGGTCTTCTTGAACGAGTCAGTGATCGTCTCTATATCGAGGGGAGACAGAGTTCGCAGGTCGATGACTTCGGCCTCGATGCCGTGTGACTGGCTGAGGTTCTCCGCTGCGATCAGGGCAGGCCGGGTCATAGCTCCCCACGTGTAGACTGAAATATCGCTTCCGTCACGCGGGACAGCAGCCTCACTCAGCGACACTTCATACGGTTTTGTCGGGACATCTTCACGGAAGGCGCGGTAGATCAACTTCGGCTCAAGGAAGATGACTGGATCCGGGTCGTGGATGGACGCCGCCAGCAGTCCCTTTGCATCGTAGGGCGTGCTCGGCGAGACGACCTTTAGGCCGGGCTCGTGCACGAAGAACGCTTCCTTCGACTCGGAGTGGTGTTCTGGGGCCCGGATGCCACCGCCGTACGGAGCCCGTATCACCATCGGCACCGAATACTGTCCCTGGCTACGGCTCCGGAGGCGAGCGGCGTGACTGACAATCTGATCGAAGGCAGGATACATGAAGCCCATGAACTGCATCTCGGGAACAGGCTTCATGCCGGTCTGGGCAAGTCCAATCGAGGCCCCGATAATGCCGGCTTCTGCCAGTGGCGTGTCGATGACGCGGTCTTCGCCGAACTCCTCGTATAGCTGGTCGGTTGCTCTGAAAACACCGCCGTTCTTCCCGACGTCTTCGCCCAGAACGACGACGCTATCGTCTTGCGACATTTCCGTGTACAGTCCGTCCTGTATCGCCTCCACGAGGGTGAGACGCTGTGCGTTTTGCCCCGTCTGCGTACTGGCTGTCGAACTCATTCCAGCACCTCCGAGAACGCGCCGTCGTCATACTTCTCGCGCAGCCGGTTCAGTTCGTCCCGCTGTTCTTCGAGCCGCGCTGGAACGTCCTCGTACACATGCTCGACGATGTTGTCCGGACTCGTCTCTGTCTGCTCCGCCGTTTCTATCGCCTCGCTGACTTCTTGTTCGATTCGGTCCTGGATCTCACTCTCAAGGTCCGGATTGAGGATACCCTCGTTGTAGAGATACTTTTCAATGCGGTCCACAGGGTCGCGGTCTCGCCAGGCCTCCTCTTCCGATTCGTCTCTGTAGACGGACGGGTCATCCGCAGTGGTGTGAGCGCCGAAGCGATACTGGACAGATTCGATAAGCGTTGGCCGCAGCGCTCCGGGAGCTGGATTCCGAGCTTTCTCCAGTGCCTCACTGGTGACTTTGTAGACCGCGAGCGGGTCCAGTCCGTCGACACGAACGCTGTCGATACCGTATGCCTGTGCCTTTGTAGCGATGGTTTCGCTCGCAGTCTGTCGCTCTCGGGGGACCGAAATCGCCCATTGGTTGTTGTTACAGACGAACACAGCAGGGACGTCGAATACCCCGGCGAAGTTCAGTCCTTCGTGGAAGTCTCCTTCGGAGGTCGCACCATCACCGAGATGACACAGGACGGCCGTATCCGTCTTGCCCTGTAGCTTGTGTCCCCAGGCCATTCCCATAGCCTGCGGAACCTGGGTTGCTATCGGAATATACTCCGGCATCACGTTGACACCTTCAGGGATTGCATATCCTTCCCGATAGCCTCTTAGTGGTTCGAAGAGGGATGCCAGCTCCATTCCGTGAGCGTACTTCGCCGCGTGCTCCCTGTAAGTCGGGAACAGCCAGTCTTGCTCGGCAAGCGCAAAGCTCGTGGCGACCTGTGACCCCTCCTGCCCGGTCATTGGTGCGTACGTCGCCAGTCGCCCCTGTCGCTGGAAGCTGATCGCCCGCTGATCGAAGTGACGGGCGAGCTTGATTGTCTCATACAGCTCAAGTAACTGCCTATCTGAGAGATCAGGGACAGACGCCTGCGGTAATACGTTGCCTTCAGCATCCAGTACCTGGACTAGCTCCGAGTCTTGTCTGACGGGCGCTGGCAAGTCCGCGTTTCCTGCTTCGTTTTTCATGTTCATTGTTTTCGATGATGTTTGTATATTCGATAGACGTTCCCTCGACAGACCCTGATGACCCGAACAGCCGCTGGGTACAGCTCTCCGAGCGTGTTCAAGGCTGGCGTTTTCCGCCAGGGCACAGGGACCACCTGTGCGCTAGCGGTCTACGCCAGTTTAAATGTCGAAAATGTAAAAGACGGGGCTGTGGCGGAGGGCAGTGCCCAGTCCATTAACTGCCGGGACAGCTGACCTGCAGGGCAGGCGGTAGGGTTCAAGCCCGGTTGCATATGCGAAGTCTGACATGGAAGATACTTATTGTTTGTGCGACAATCGTTCACACGTAACAGATACTATGCCGGTGTGAACGGTGACAGTTACTGGTCCGAAGCGGCGTGGAGTCAGGGGCTAAGTAAAATATATTGAACTATTATATTCACACCCTCTATCTTGTGATACTGGTAACAGAGCGTACATTCAGACGGTAATGCGGATGTATTGATATAACGGTGTGCTGTGAAGGGTCAAATATATCAAACTCCCATAATTTCGCTGAATCCGGGGCTGCAGCGTTGAAATCCGTGCACTGATTATCGCCACCATGGACCCACCAGCCCGAAACGACTCAACGGCCCGTAGAGTGTCTCACGTAGACTGTTTCCTTCGGCAAAAAGCCCTCTAAGCCAGTGCTGGGCGACAGGAGCTACCCGCCGAGGAAGTCCTCGCGGACCTGTTGGTCGTTGAGAAGTGCCTCACCGCTGTCTTCGTGTCGATTCTGCCCCTGTACAAGGACATAACCGCGATCACACCGCCGCAATGCCTCTTTGGCGTTTTGTTCGACGAGGAGCACAGCGGTACCGGCGTCGTTGATCTCGTCGATGCGGTCAAACATCTCATCGACGAGATCCGGTGCCAGGCCTGCGCTGGGTTCGTCAAGCAGTAACAGGTCGGGATCAAGCATGAGCGCACGGCCCATCGCCAGCATCTGTTGTTGCCCGCCTGACAGTGTCCCTGCTTTCTGCTCCGACCGGGTTTCCAGTATCGGGAACCGGTCGTAAACAGCCTGTAGCCGCTCCTCGGGAAACTGATCGAGCGTGTATGCACCCATCTTGAGGTTCTCTGTGACCGTCAGCGGTTCAAACACGTTGTTGCTCTGTGGAACGAAACTCAACCCGTATGAGATGATGTCTTCCGGTTGTTCACCGGCAATGTCCCTGTTATTGAATACGATTTCACCCCCCATGTACGTCGTCAATCCGAACACAGACTTCATGACAGTGGACTTGCCCGCGCCGTTCGGGCCGACGATAGTGATGTACTCACCCTGTCCGACCTCCATGTCAATTTCTGTGAGAATCTGCAGATCACCGTACCCGGCGTCCAGTTGCTGTACTGACAGTAAGCTCATACTGTCACCTCTTCCCCGAGATATGCATCGAGGACTTTGTCGTTGTTTTTCACTGCGTCCGGTTGCCCCTCTGTGAGGACACTCCCCTGGTGCATCACGATGACCGTATCACAGTTATTCATGATAACGTCCATGTCGTGTTCGACGAAGAGGAAGGTGTAGCCCTGCTCTTTGAGCGTCTGCAACCGGTCAATGAGTTTCTCTTCGAGTGTTGGGTTGACTCCCGCAAGCGGTTCGTCCAGCAGTACCATCTCGGGATCGGTCATGAGCACACGCGCCATCTCAAGCAGCTTCCGTTGGCCCCCTGAAAGATTGCCGGCAGATTCGTGCGCGACGTGTTCGATCTCGAATAGTTCGAGCATCTCCCATGCTTGTTCTCGGAGTATCTTTTCCTGCTCGATGACCTGTGTTCTGGCTCGCGGAGGACCGCCCGCCAGACTGCTTCGCCGGCCTGGTCCTGCGGTGCCAGCATCAGGTTT
This region includes:
- a CDS encoding alpha-ketoacid dehydrogenase subunit beta, with protein sequence MSSTASTQTGQNAQRLTLVEAIQDGLYTEMSQDDSVVVLGEDVGKNGGVFRATDQLYEEFGEDRVIDTPLAEAGIIGASIGLAQTGMKPVPEMQFMGFMYPAFDQIVSHAARLRSRSQGQYSVPMVIRAPYGGGIRAPEHHSESKEAFFVHEPGLKVVSPSTPYDAKGLLAASIHDPDPVIFLEPKLIYRAFREDVPTKPYEVSLSEAAVPRDGSDISVYTWGAMTRPALIAAENLSQSHGIEAEVIDLRTLSPLDIETITDSFKKTGRAAIVHEAPKTGGLGAEIATTIQEEALVHQEAPIKRIAGFDAPMPLHSLEDYYLPQAVRIQDGIRETVDF
- a CDS encoding pyruvate dehydrogenase (acetyl-transferring) E1 component subunit alpha, giving the protein MNMKNEAGNADLPAPVRQDSELVQVLDAEGNVLPQASVPDLSDRQLLELYETIKLARHFDQRAISFQRQGRLATYAPMTGQEGSQVATSFALAEQDWLFPTYREHAAKYAHGMELASLFEPLRGYREGYAIPEGVNVMPEYIPIATQVPQAMGMAWGHKLQGKTDTAVLCHLGDGATSEGDFHEGLNFAGVFDVPAVFVCNNNQWAISVPRERQTASETIATKAQAYGIDSVRVDGLDPLAVYKVTSEALEKARNPAPGALRPTLIESVQYRFGAHTTADDPSVYRDESEEEAWRDRDPVDRIEKYLYNEGILNPDLESEIQDRIEQEVSEAIETAEQTETSPDNIVEHVYEDVPARLEEQRDELNRLREKYDDGAFSEVLE
- a CDS encoding ABC transporter ATP-binding protein: MSLLSVQQLDAGYGDLQILTEIDMEVGQGEYITIVGPNGAGKSTVMKSVFGLTTYMGGEIVFNNRDIAGEQPEDIISYGLSFVPQSNNVFEPLTVTENLKMGAYTLDQFPEERLQAVYDRFPILETRSEQKAGTLSGGQQQMLAMGRALMLDPDLLLLDEPSAGLAPDLVDEMFDRIDEINDAGTAVLLVEQNAKEALRRCDRGYVLVQGQNRHEDSGEALLNDQQVREDFLGG
- a CDS encoding dihydrolipoyl dehydrogenase — its product is MVVGDVTTSTDVLVIGAGPGGYVAAIRAAQLDLDVTLVEKGAYGGACLNRGCIPSKALLNASKLAAEAGNAEELGIYADPTVALDEMMDWKDGVVDQLTSGIEQLCTAAGVNLLQGTAEFADENKIRIVHQGDGQGSESLKFEYCIIATGSRPIEIPGFDYGDEYIVSSTGALTLETVPDELAIVGAGYIGMELATVYSRLGSDVTVVEMLEQALPSYEQDIASVVRQRAENLGVDFHFGYTADSWAESGDEAVLTAVPADGAAHDSDIELTADRILVAVGRRPVTDTLSIDAAGVETSSQGFIPTDSRCRTNKEHIFAVGDVAGEPMLAHKGSKEGEVAAEVIAGEPAAVDYQALPAAVFTEPEIGTVGLTATEAANEGITPVTGTFQFQASGRALTANRTDGFVRIVAAKETERVIGAQIVGPEASELIAEIAAMIEMGAKLQDIGSTVHTHPTLSESIMEAAQNARGKAIHRHT
- a CDS encoding branched-chain alpha-keto acid dehydrogenase subunit E2, with the translated sequence MVREFELPDVGEGVAEGELLRWRVAPGDAVSEDQPVAEVETDKAVVDVPSPVDGVVEELRATEGEVVPVGDVIIVFRVEGENESDETAVTPPDDATSESGSQTDDEATPQPTGDAPSDPAVTQSVQVPAPPSVRRLARELGVDISSIADSSSGRITESDIRAYASESSTQERSNQQTAAAGQRDQQSAPAQSVSSAQMQETADRETTVAVPKTRHIAAEEGIDLNTVPTDERKDGEPFVTLETVREYAEAHQQAQKTDREAVARRAATDEPARPESRKPYTGIRQTIGSAMTESKYTAPHVTHQDEVDVTALVDARSALKQAAEEHDIRLTYLPFVMKACAAALQENPQINVSLDEANEEIVEKQYYNIGIATATDDGLLVPVVEDVDTKGLLEVAAETYEKTQKARERSLSPEEMRGGTFTISNIGGIGGEYGTPIINQPESAILALGEIKKKPRVVERDGEETIEPRHVMTLSLSFDHRVLDGADAAQFTNAVQKYLRNPNLLLLE